In one Desulfomicrobium escambiense DSM 10707 genomic region, the following are encoded:
- a CDS encoding sensor histidine kinase codes for MDNNPELTPSAELKSFFVKFSVIRLGIMVFLLMLAVSEILNLSDRGLRLEVDRDVQYILFFASGFALSVAYLLASKRFIGSMALFRFQLTADLFLTTWWIVLTGGSFSAFMILYILCLFFYGRIVGFQTIVFSSLVVWVLLFLISCVQFYFPGLWGQMHIRGSDLAYNYSLFTLALILVASLVKLSRTAENRLLQRLIEQEGALRRSEEIKYRVFDWLDAGLLVVDDDRRVTSINQRALDWLPGYDRSRAIGALLDSLYPEFVPFWGDRRKSTRRHMVVSTDRDLVFGFKMTELPENQGWMILFSDITEVQKMERQIKEMEKMASVGELAAGLAHEMKNPLAGIKTSLQLLLSDDLEKDFSERLSRVILRDIDRLDFLLKDFLIFARPQAPSPDHLVLGEEIEHVLMPLRLQHPRVRIRVDVGDASCPFDRNQFHQILVNLLVNAMQALEDADDPEIVISASRENAKLVLSISDNGPGLSQGVEEKCFDPFVTTKPVGSGLGLAIARRLAAQNGTFIDLQNNPSGGARAVLVQDESFFRPRADQDAP; via the coding sequence GTGGACAATAACCCCGAGCTGACACCCTCCGCCGAACTCAAAAGCTTTTTCGTCAAATTTTCCGTGATCCGTCTCGGAATCATGGTCTTTCTTCTCATGCTGGCCGTGTCCGAAATCCTGAACCTTTCGGATCGGGGTCTGCGGCTGGAAGTCGACAGGGATGTCCAGTACATTCTCTTCTTCGCCTCCGGGTTCGCTCTGAGCGTCGCCTATCTCCTGGCGTCGAAACGGTTCATCGGCTCCATGGCCCTGTTCCGCTTCCAGCTCACCGCGGACCTCTTCCTGACCACGTGGTGGATTGTGCTGACCGGCGGGTCGTTCAGCGCCTTCATGATCCTCTACATCCTGTGCCTCTTCTTTTACGGCCGCATCGTCGGTTTCCAGACGATCGTCTTCTCCTCCCTCGTCGTCTGGGTCCTTTTGTTCCTCATTTCGTGCGTGCAGTTCTATTTTCCCGGGCTGTGGGGGCAGATGCACATCCGCGGTTCCGATCTGGCCTACAACTACAGCCTGTTCACCCTGGCCCTCATTCTGGTCGCCTCCCTGGTCAAACTGAGCCGCACGGCGGAAAACAGGCTTCTGCAGCGTCTCATCGAACAGGAAGGGGCCCTGCGCAGGTCCGAGGAAATCAAGTACCGCGTTTTCGACTGGCTCGACGCGGGCCTGCTGGTGGTCGACGACGACCGGCGCGTTACCAGCATCAACCAGCGGGCCCTGGACTGGCTTCCTGGTTACGACCGCAGCCGGGCCATCGGCGCGCTGCTCGATTCCCTCTATCCGGAGTTCGTTCCCTTCTGGGGGGATCGCCGCAAATCCACCCGCCGCCACATGGTCGTGAGCACGGACCGCGACCTTGTCTTTGGCTTCAAGATGACGGAGCTGCCTGAAAACCAGGGCTGGATGATCCTCTTCTCGGACATCACCGAAGTGCAGAAGATGGAACGCCAGATCAAGGAAATGGAGAAGATGGCCAGCGTGGGCGAGCTGGCCGCCGGCCTGGCCCACGAGATGAAGAACCCTCTGGCCGGCATCAAGACGAGTCTGCAGCTTCTGCTGTCCGACGATCTGGAGAAGGACTTCTCGGAGCGCCTCTCAAGGGTCATCCTGCGCGATATCGACCGCCTCGACTTCCTGCTCAAGGATTTTCTCATCTTCGCCCGCCCGCAGGCGCCAAGCCCAGATCACCTTGTTCTGGGCGAAGAGATCGAGCATGTGCTCATGCCCCTGCGCCTGCAGCATCCCCGGGTCAGGATCCGCGTCGATGTCGGTGACGCTTCCTGCCCCTTCGACCGCAACCAGTTTCATCAGATCCTCGTCAACCTGCTGGTCAACGCCATGCAGGCCCTGGAAGATGCGGACGACCCCGAGATCGTCATCTCCGCGTCCCGCGAAAACGCAAAATTGGTCCTTTCCATTTCCGACAATGGCCCGGGGCTGAGCCAAGGCGTCGAAGAGAAGTGCTTCGACCCCTTCGTCACCACCAAACCCGTCGGATCGGGGCTGGGCCTGGCCATCGCACGCCGCCTCGCGGCCCAGAACGGGACCTTCATCGACCTGCAGAACAACCCTTCCGGAGGGGCCAGGGCCGTCCTGGTCCAGGATGAATCATTTTTCCGCCCCCGAGCGGACCAGGATGCACCGTGA